One stretch of Novosphingobium pentaromativorans US6-1 DNA includes these proteins:
- a CDS encoding TonB-dependent receptor domain-containing protein, with protein MQAQEVPADEADTGEVIIVTGSRIVSPNLTSSSPVSVVNGDTFKEFNSPSVESLLASNPQFLPESGPAVNNGNPGAASLNLRGLGDQRTLVLVDGKRMVSYDYNGVVDVNSIPTSLIKRVDVLTGGASAVYGSDAVSGVVNFVLDDEFKGLRFDASTQLTSRGDAPVYDLNLTGGLELGDRGNIVASVGYLKRGLIYQSARKFSAFALDSDDLVSPGGSSTAVPTVFDNTFADTDADYYQVGAGNDLVPFYEPYNYAPPNYLITPQERWLGTVLAKYEVADGVEVYGRGSYIRSKVNSQSAPTGTFGYSFDIFPDNPYLTDQQRDLFFNGIGTINADGSTTVNIRRRIVESGGRTTTYDNESWQAVLGVRGDLSSTWSYDVFGQYAKTTRNIAYLNDITYARVAQALDAVQVGSDIVCRDASNGCVPINLFTTDPLTPDAVSFISASGRERDVTQQWVAGAALSGSFGSISPWSDTDIGVALGIEYRKEKARADIDDAFASGDLIGYGQGIPFPAFSYDVKEAYGELLIPVVSDRPGFRELTLETGARYSDYSSVGSVFTWKAGANWMPVDGVRLRGMFQRAVRAPNMYELATPQVSSIDNLDTDPCAGDNPVGNATLTDLCIATGAPVGQIGRIPEPVAGQINAFSGGNLDLKAEKANTITVGVVLNPPSIPGMTLSVDYYDIKIKNAIDTLGGSPQNVVDACYSIIQDANSAYCQAIHRNALSGSLSGGIDFGVDQFQFNAASRTTRGVDVQFDYKRPVGAYTVGLNVAGTYVATYKKQGASFLPETECAGRFGFACNFAPMPKWKHTATLTFGGDDFNLAGRWRLIGGVKEDSGTDILKSKIPSVSYFDFTANFNVEESYTLRLGIQNAFDKQPPIVGSAAGGTAYNAANTFPSVYDVLGRTFFVGLTAKY; from the coding sequence GTGCAAGCTCAGGAAGTTCCTGCGGATGAGGCCGATACTGGCGAAGTCATCATTGTTACAGGTTCGCGCATCGTCAGCCCGAATCTCACCTCCTCCAGCCCGGTTTCGGTGGTCAATGGCGACACGTTCAAGGAATTCAACTCCCCGAGCGTTGAGTCCCTCCTGGCTTCGAACCCGCAATTCCTCCCCGAAAGCGGCCCTGCAGTAAACAACGGTAATCCCGGCGCGGCGTCTTTGAACCTTCGCGGCCTCGGCGATCAACGCACGCTGGTGCTGGTCGATGGCAAGCGGATGGTTTCCTACGACTACAATGGCGTGGTCGACGTAAACTCGATCCCGACTTCGTTGATCAAGCGCGTCGATGTCCTGACTGGTGGCGCATCTGCCGTTTATGGTTCGGACGCCGTGTCCGGCGTGGTCAACTTCGTCCTCGACGACGAGTTCAAGGGCCTTCGCTTCGACGCCTCGACGCAGTTGACGAGCCGCGGCGACGCCCCGGTATATGACCTCAACCTGACGGGCGGACTTGAACTGGGCGACCGCGGCAACATCGTTGCTTCTGTCGGCTACCTCAAGCGGGGGCTCATTTATCAATCGGCTCGCAAGTTCTCTGCCTTCGCGCTCGACTCTGACGACCTGGTTTCGCCCGGCGGTTCCTCCACGGCTGTTCCGACAGTTTTCGACAACACGTTTGCGGACACCGATGCCGACTACTACCAGGTGGGCGCCGGCAACGACCTGGTTCCGTTCTATGAGCCCTATAACTACGCCCCGCCGAACTATCTGATCACTCCCCAGGAGCGTTGGCTCGGCACCGTCCTTGCCAAGTACGAAGTTGCCGATGGCGTGGAAGTGTACGGCCGCGGCAGCTACATCCGCAGCAAGGTCAACAGCCAGAGCGCGCCGACAGGCACCTTCGGCTATTCCTTCGATATCTTTCCTGACAACCCGTACCTGACCGATCAGCAGCGCGATCTGTTCTTCAACGGTATTGGAACGATCAATGCCGACGGTTCGACGACTGTCAACATTCGTAGGCGTATTGTCGAAAGCGGTGGCCGTACGACCACTTACGATAACGAATCCTGGCAGGCCGTGCTGGGTGTTCGTGGCGATCTGTCCTCTACCTGGAGTTACGACGTCTTCGGCCAGTACGCCAAGACGACCCGCAACATCGCCTATCTTAACGACATCACCTACGCGCGCGTTGCGCAGGCGCTGGACGCTGTTCAGGTGGGATCGGACATCGTCTGCCGTGACGCAAGCAACGGCTGCGTTCCGATCAATCTGTTCACGACCGATCCCCTCACGCCCGATGCCGTTTCGTTCATTTCGGCAAGTGGCCGGGAGCGCGACGTAACGCAGCAGTGGGTCGCTGGTGCAGCTCTTTCGGGTAGCTTCGGCTCCATTTCCCCGTGGTCGGACACCGATATCGGTGTCGCGCTGGGCATCGAATACCGTAAGGAAAAGGCGCGTGCCGACATCGACGACGCTTTTGCGTCGGGCGATCTGATCGGATACGGTCAGGGCATTCCCTTCCCTGCGTTCAGTTACGACGTGAAGGAAGCCTACGGCGAATTGCTGATCCCGGTTGTCTCTGACCGCCCGGGATTCCGCGAGCTCACTCTTGAGACTGGCGCGCGCTACTCGGATTACTCGTCCGTAGGCAGCGTCTTCACCTGGAAGGCCGGCGCGAACTGGATGCCGGTCGATGGTGTTCGCCTGCGCGGTATGTTCCAACGAGCCGTTCGTGCCCCGAACATGTACGAACTTGCCACTCCGCAGGTATCGAGCATCGACAACCTCGACACGGATCCCTGCGCTGGCGACAATCCAGTCGGCAATGCCACTCTGACCGACCTTTGCATCGCTACAGGCGCTCCTGTTGGCCAGATTGGCCGCATCCCAGAGCCGGTCGCGGGACAGATCAACGCCTTCTCTGGCGGCAATCTCGATCTGAAAGCAGAAAAGGCCAACACGATCACGGTGGGTGTCGTGCTCAATCCGCCGAGCATCCCTGGCATGACCCTGTCGGTCGACTACTACGACATCAAGATCAAGAATGCGATCGACACGCTCGGCGGCTCGCCGCAGAACGTCGTGGATGCGTGCTATAGCATCATTCAGGATGCAAATAGTGCCTATTGCCAGGCGATCCACCGCAACGCCCTCAGCGGCTCGCTCTCGGGCGGGATCGACTTCGGCGTCGACCAGTTCCAGTTCAACGCGGCATCGCGCACGACTCGCGGCGTCGACGTACAGTTCGACTACAAGCGCCCTGTCGGCGCCTACACAGTCGGCCTGAACGTTGCTGGAACCTATGTGGCTACCTACAAGAAGCAGGGCGCATCGTTCCTTCCGGAAACCGAATGTGCCGGTCGTTTCGGCTTTGCCTGCAACTTTGCTCCCATGCCCAAGTGGAAGCACACCGCAACGCTCACCTTCGGCGGCGACGATTTCAATCTTGCCGGTCGCTGGCGCCTCATTGGCGGCGTCAAGGAAGACTCCGGAACGGACATCCTGAAGTCCAAGATCCCCAGCGTCAGCTACTTTGACTTCACCGCGAATTTCAACGTGGAGGAATCGTACACGCTTCGTCTCGGGATCCAGAATGCATTCGACAAGCAGCCTCCGATTGTCGGTTCGGCAGCAGGTGGTACGGCATACAATGCGGCGAATACGTTCCCCTCTGTGTACGATGTGCTGGGCCGGACATTCTTCGTCGGCCTGACTGCCAAATACTGA
- a CDS encoding SDR family oxidoreductase: MKLDSSVSAVVTGAASGLGAATARALAAKGVKVAIFDLNAEAGEALAAEIGGVFCAVDVTDDASVDAGFEKARAANGQERVLVNCAGIAPAARTVGKNRETGAPRAHDMGLFEKAIGINLVGTFRCIAKSAAGMVTLDPVDEAGSRGAIVNTASVAAQDGQIGQAAYAASKGGVLAMTLPIARDLMNDGIRVNTILPGIFETPMMSGMPDQVQQALAAMVPFPKRLGKPQEYAALAFFLLEHDYMNGEAVRLDGAIRMGPK; encoded by the coding sequence ATGAAACTCGACAGCTCTGTGTCGGCGGTGGTGACTGGGGCGGCGTCCGGCCTGGGGGCGGCAACGGCGCGTGCGCTGGCGGCGAAGGGCGTCAAGGTTGCGATCTTCGACCTGAATGCTGAGGCTGGCGAGGCCCTTGCCGCTGAAATCGGCGGCGTGTTCTGCGCGGTCGACGTGACTGACGATGCGAGTGTCGACGCCGGTTTCGAAAAGGCGCGGGCGGCCAATGGGCAGGAACGCGTGCTCGTCAATTGCGCCGGCATCGCGCCTGCAGCCCGGACTGTCGGCAAGAACCGGGAAACCGGTGCGCCGCGTGCGCATGACATGGGCCTGTTCGAGAAGGCGATCGGGATCAACCTCGTCGGCACGTTCCGCTGCATCGCCAAGTCGGCAGCCGGGATGGTGACGCTCGATCCGGTGGACGAGGCGGGTTCGCGCGGGGCCATCGTCAATACCGCTTCGGTTGCGGCGCAGGATGGGCAGATCGGGCAGGCCGCCTATGCCGCGTCCAAGGGCGGCGTGCTGGCCATGACCCTGCCGATTGCGCGCGACCTGATGAACGACGGGATCCGGGTGAACACCATACTGCCGGGCATTTTTGAAACGCCGATGATGTCCGGCATGCCCGACCAGGTGCAGCAGGCGCTTGCTGCAATGGTTCCGTTCCCCAAACGCCTCGGAAAGCCGCAGGAGTATGCTGCCCTTGCGTTTTTCTTGCTTGAACATGACTACATGAACGGCGAAGCGGTTCGCCTCGACGGTGCGATCCGGATGGGGCCGAAGTGA